TTCAAGAAGATGTGTCCaatctttctttgatttctttcacctcCTGGTTTATTATGAAGAATGGACCAGTTTGAGAAATGGGGtctttataaaatactttaaaggcTGTCCCCTCCTTGCAACCAAAACTTTGTAACACCCCTTTCACACTGTGAaatgaatttcatttataatataacTTCTCTAACTTATGTAATTTCTAGAAAAATGGAATGCTCTAActgtaaaataaaagagaattttacaggaaaagttactgataataaaatatttccatatgtAAACCTTTGGGCACAAGTACACTAGAAAACATAATGAAGCAGTTAGTTTCTTGCGCATCGTCCAGATGTAGTAGATACTATATGTCACTCTAGTGACTCATATCACGAGTGGTATTGATGTTTTTCCAGAACAGCAAATAAACAACTTTGGGAAAGACGTGAACAAATCAAATTACAAGCTCCCCTCAGAagttgcattcctggaaaattcagtataaattaaaaccacaccaAAAACTCGGTTTGTATGTAAAACACGTTCTAGActataaatataaacagaacatcACACCCATAAACACAATGTCCATGGTGATATTGGCAAGTCACATGGGATATGGGACAGTTCTTTGTGTCCCTGCCCCAGCCTGTAAATGCCAGTGGCATCCCCAGTCATTAGGACACCTAGAAATGCCTCCTCCAAGTTTCTACGACACCCCCTAGGGGGTGTCATCACCCCATAGGGAACCAGTTCTAGGCTTATGGCTTACTACTCTAGTTGCCTTTGGGGTGGTGGTCTGAGAGACCCCACTGGATGTCCACTCAGGAAATGCAGGAGGCTCTATGGGGTAGGGAAGGGGCAGTATTGTTGCTGGTGGGAGCATCCAGCCCCCCATTGTGGGCCCTTCTGGCATCACAGCACTGCATGGGGCCTCCTCACAAAATGGTGGCTCAGGTCCTCCTTCCTGTTCTGTCCCAGGGCTTGGATTTCGAGGCCAAAAACCAGCACACCCTGTACGTTGAAGTGATCAACGAGGCTCCCTTTGTGGTGAAGCTCCCAACCTCCACGGCCACCATAGTGGTCCACGTGGAGGATGTGAATGAGCCGCCCGTGTTCGTCCCACCCTCCAAAGTCATCGAGGTCCAGGAGGGCATCTCCATCGGCGAGCCTGTCTGCACCTATACCGCGCGGGACCCCGACAACGGGAGTCAGAAGATCAGGTACATAGGAGCTGGGCTTAAATTCAGCTAAATGCATGGGTACTATTGGATGGGTTGTTTATTATAGCCAGAATTTGTTCTAATTGCCATAAAgactattaaatattttgaacgtCACCACTGTACAGGGCCTTCCCTTCCTACCCTCCACGTGGCTGAAGTCCAGGGGACAGGTATTCCTGCTCCCTCTCATGTGTCCCTGCTGGGACCCCACCTTCTGCTCAGGCTCCCATTTGGGGGTGAGATTCATTTTCCACGTAATCCTGCTTAGGAGCCCTGAGTCCTATGAAACCCTCAGCCAGCTGGCATGAGGAGGCTTTGATTGATGACTCCAGAACTCTTAAGTATTCTGAGTGTGATTCTTCTCAACTTTTCTGCTCCAGCTACCACATCCTGAGAGACCCAGCAGGGTGGCTAGCAATGGACCCAGACAGTGGGCAGGTCACTGCTGCAGGGGTCTTGGACCGTGAGGATGAGCAGTTTGTGAGGACCAACATCTACGAAGTCATGGTCTTGGCCACGGATGATGGTGAGagcttcctcccagcccctccacatGAGCACCTTTGGAGCCAAGGACACCGCATGTCccctccacagacagagtgtggtgTGGGGAAGCGGTGTCAGCAATCCTAGCTGGGAGGTCAAAGGGGTCTCTCAGAGGGGTCTTTTAAAGGGTGGTCCTAGGGTTGGCTGGTTTCCAGTTCCCTAAGACCCAGGAGTCAGGAAGTATCCTGAAGACTCCTTTCAGCTTAAGTTTGTGGTTCACTGAGCCCTGAATTGGCCTGTTGGTTTCCCCTTATGAGTGATTGAAAAGGGCTGCCTGGAAAGTGTcatgattgattagtgatgtcacaCCATGACAGGATTGGGGGTGATGATGTAATTACCATCTCTATTTGACACATACTGAACCAAGGCCTGGAGGCAGGCGAGAGGTTACTGCAGGGCTGGGAAGCAAAACTTCCCTGAAGCTGATCAGCAAACACTGCATCAACCCTGAGGTGGCCAATAGGTTTCTCTTTGTAATAGATTGGTAGTGGCTGTCTGGATGAAGTGACTGCAGCTGCGTTGTGATCAGTTAGTAATGTCTGCCATGGACACAAAATGAGAATGATGGTATGTTTGCCATGCATTTGTCATCACTGGTTTGATCTATAATGAAGCTAGTGTTCAGAGGCTCTTGAAAGGTTACAGTTAGACAGTAAATAGGACCCTCCTGAGGCTGATTAGGTAGGTCCTGGGGGAGCTTAGCATTGATTCATCAACCCAACCAAGGGCACATGCTGAAAAGAGATCATGTGTGTGATTACAAACAGGGAGCCCTCCCACCACTGGCACGGGGACCCTCCTGCTAACACTGATGGATGTCAATGACCATGGCCCCGTCCCTGAGCCCCGTCAGATCACCATCTGCAACCAAAGCCCTTTGCCTCAGGTGCTGAACATCACAGACAAGGACCTGTCCCCCCACACCTCCCCTTTCCGGGCCCAGCTCACACACGACTCGGACATCTACTGGACGGCAGAGGTCAATGAGAAAGGTAACTGAGTGGTGGTGGCAGATGGGTGTCTGCCCCCTACCGAGACCCGACACACCTTCTCGCCCCAGTGTCTTGTGGGTCACCGAATTACCAGTCTCCTCAAGAATGTCAGTTAAATGCTGCTTATTAACTTAGTGTAAGCCTTTGGAATTCCACAGGAGCCCTTAAAGACCGTTCTAGCTCAACCACCTGCCTGTACAATTGGAAAAACAGGCCCAGAGACATGGGATGTGCCTTTCTCACTCTCACATAATGAGGGAGTCAGAACTCCAGCACGGTGATAACAGCTAACATGTCTGAGCATGCTTGCTGTGTGCTATGTGTGCTTTAAGTAGATTCGGCTacttaaacctcacaacaaccctgtaaaGAAGGTACTGATATCtcacacatacatgcatgtgcacccgttttacagatggggaaaccaaggcttacAGAAGCTTAAATATATTGCCAAGGGCATTATGGTTAGAAAATGACGGCCCCAGGATTGGAATGCAGGCAGTCTGCCATACCAGGATGCTTTGCAGCTTACCATTTATCAAACCCTGGCGATATGCAAGATGCTTTCTGTACTTTtccatatttaatatttctaccATCCTCTGTGATCAGTATTTTTATccctatttacagatgagaatgaggctcagagaggttaaatagtgTGCCCAAGGGCACAGTGTGGATAAGCAGTGGAGCAGAAATTGAAGCTGGGGTCCCTCACCCCCACATCCTTGCTCCCAGCCACCTCCctgtccttcctctttcccatccCCCTGGAGCTCCTCAGCCTTGAGTGGTTTTTCAGTTGTCACAGGACTGGAGAAAAGGACTTGCTGGCATCAAGTGGGCAAGGACCCAGGTGTGTGAGAAAGATGCATCCAGGCCCAAGTGCCAGTAAGGCCCCTGGAGAAACCCTGCTCACTCTGGTTTGAagcatcttcctcttcctcttggaGTAGAGTCCCCcaggaggggaatggggagcCAGAACATTCAGGTTCTGCCCTGAAGTAACGAAATGCCTGGCACCTGTTACTGCTGCTGAGCCCCGCCCAGAAAGGACTGGGGAGACCTGCTTCAAACACACATCTTATCTCATTTTTATGATTCCTGTGATTTGGGGATGTCTATCCAGCACCTGTCCTTGAGGGAACCCAAATTGGTCTCCTGTCACCACCTTGTGGCCTGGAAGCCAATTTTCCCCCGCCCTGACTGTATCGTTTACAGAGcgtagactctggagccagaatgcCTTGGTTCAAGATCCAGCCCTTCCATTTACGAGGTTCGTGACTGTGGACAAGTGACTGAACCTCACTGTTCTGCAGTTTCCCTACTTGTAGAATGCTGCCATGATAGTACCTACCTCCATACAatcactgtgaagattaaatgagtgcCTGAAAGGCATCTTGTCTGGTATATCAGTGCTCGGTAGATGTCAGTGGCCATCTTCACCACCACTGTTTCCCAAACAATCACAGATCTGACTCTGTCAAGTGTGAGCATTAGGCCCAAAGCTCAGTGGTGCCAACACCTGATACTAGCATTGATACCCGGTTCTTGGTTTTGACTTAGCTGTTCTGTCTGACTGTGTTTTTTTGTCAGAGGAGTTAATCCAGACTCtacacctgtgtgaccttgggctgcttACTTGACCTCCCTAAGCTTCAATGtctgcatttgtaaaatgaggataacagaaCCTGCCTCTTAAAGTTGGGGTGGATATCAGAGTTGggcttggcacatagcaagtgtCAGTTTAGTCACTGACACTGCCACCAGCACCATCATCAGCTGAGAACTCAGCCCTCCAGCGTGGGAACAGGATAGCAGGAGGGATGTTTGGGTGAAATACCCCATGTTGGCCAAGTTTGAGAAACTTGGGTCTAAACAGAAGGCCTTTCTTCAGAGAGGCCTCTGACCCTATATTTCTCACCCACAAAcacagcccccctccccactccaggaCTGCTGCACACCCTCCCCAGAGTGGTACCCATCGTGCAGGCCGCACTGAGGCTTGGCTTCTGCTCTGTGGCTGCCTGCTGCCCGCCCCGGGCCTTTGAAGGCTGGTTAGCACAGTGCCCATTGCAGCCTCACTGCCGGCATCTCTGAACTTGTGTGCAGTCACTAATGCTGGGATAACACAGGTTAGCACCCTCTCTGATCTGCTTAACAACATCAGTTACATCACCAAGTCCTATGCATTTGGATTTATTAATAATTGATGCTCACTCAGAATATCCGTGTTTCAGATACTGAAATTCTATCATACGGTTGAGGTGTAAACATTATATTTACTACTGCAAGAGCAAAATGCTGCAATAATAAATGGTAGTGAACTTTCAAATAGGAAAACAGGTGGCCAGTTAATGTAACTATTAAAAGATTGGGTTAGCTATCATTTAGGAAGAACAATGTTTGTTTTGCGGCAAGGAATAATCTAGCAGCTAATGGTACTGAGAAATTATTGGCTCTACATgccatgactttttaaaaacatcgtatttaaaaaatgctgtgattattgatttattttaaataaagtgatgAATTTATTCTTCTATCCAAATAATCCTTTCCACAGTGGTAAATTTGGCTTTGGCCGAATATCAGTTTTTAACACTTGGTATAATGTGCTTTGGGGATATTGCTTCCTGTTGCCCAGATGCAGAGGCTGACTCCTCAAACCTCCGTCATGGTGTGCTCGGTTCCCACCATTTGTGGTCTCCTGAGATGAATAATTATCTGTCCACTCCAGGAGACACAGTGGCCTTGTCCCTGAAGAAGTTCCTGAAGCAAGACACATACGACGTGCACCTTTCTCTGTCCGACCACGGCAACAAGGAACAGCTGACAGTGATCAGGGCCACCGTGTGCGACTGCCATGGCCACGTGGAGACCTGCCCTGAACGCTGGAAGGGGAGTTTCCTCCTCCCCATCCTGGGTGctgtcctggctctgctgtgtgaGTGCCGGCACCCTTCCCCTTCTGAGGACAGGATAGTTAGAAGACCTGATTCTACCCTGAACTTCACGGACTAAGGGGCCACCAACATTGTGCAACTGTTCCTTAAACTCTTAATTCCTGGAGCGTCATTCAATCCATAGATGTTTATGGAGGTTCTGGAAGGTGCCAGGCTTTGGGGATACATTGGGGAGCAGACTTGACCCTGCTGTCAGATCATCTAGTGGCTAGAGCGGTGGTTCTGAAGTCGTGGTCTCCAACCAACAGCGTTAGCATCACCAGGAATTTGTTAGAAAGGCTAATTCTCTGGCCCACTCCTGACCTACTGATTCAGAAGCTTAGGGGTAAGACCCggtaatctgtgttttaacaagcccttcaggggattctgatgcatgtTAGAGCTTGAGAGCCATTGGTCTAGTGAGCAGAAATGTTTAGTTAAAAACGAATTTCTTTGCTCTAAAGGTAGAACCTATcacatttgcttttttcactctctGAATTGTCCTTACACAGAAAACACGCATTCAATCACATGTGAATACAAGAGCAAGCTTTAATTAGTCATCATACTGTGTAGCAAGCACTGTTAGGCGCTGAGGGTACAACACTTAACAAAACAGAccagtccctgccttcatggagcttactttCCAGTGCAGCGAGCAGACGACAAATACTCTGGCAGAGAAATAGGTGTTgctatggattaaaaaaaagtcgGGGAAGGGGGTCTGCCATTTTAAGTAGGGTGGGCAAGAAGTAGCCTTACAGAGAAGGGGATATTTGAGTAAAGACCTGAAAGAGGTGAGCAAGCAAATCACGCAGATCCCTAGGGAAcatcaagtgcaaaggccctgaggcagctctgtgctttgtgtgtgGAAACAGCAATGACTGGGATGGAAAAAGCAAGAGGGAGAAGAGTAAGAGATGAGATGAGAGGGGGTCAGGGAAGTGATGGGTGTGACGGAGCCTTGTGTTGGGCCTTGTAGGTTATTGTAAGCACTCTGGTTGAAATGGGAAGTCATCGGGTTTGGAGCACAGGAGCAATGTGATTTGACTTGAATTTTATAGGATTCCTACTGAACAGACTGTAGAGGGCCCCAAGGGTGGGGACAGATTGCCATATGGAGCTACTGCCATAATCTAGGGGCGAGATGGTAGTTGTGACTTAGACCCAGGGTGGCAGAGTGAGAGGTGGTCACGTTTCAAGGTAGAATCTATTCAGATTCATATGTGGTATGAGGAAAAGAGCCATCTATGATTCCAAGTCCTGAACAAGTAGAAACATGGAGCTTCCATTAACCAGTTTGGGAAGGACCGTGGGAAGAGTCCAAATGGAGGTATCAGTAGGCAGCTGGATATATAAGCTTTGGGTGCAGGTGAGAAGTCTGGTTTGCCTCCTGCCTTTCCTCAGACCCAGGGGGGAGGAAAAGGTGAGGGAGGAGTCATAGTCTAGTCCACAGAGGGTGTGCATCCTGAGAACCCATGGGCTCCCAAAGAAGGCTAGGTCAGTTTTGTCTGGCCAGAGGGAGACAGTGGTTCCACCGGCAGGCAAAAAAAGGGATAAAGCTAAACAGTGGCTCTATCCTCTTACATTAAACAGCCATAGAGAGGGCCAGGGGGTACCCTCCTCATATGGGATTAACTGGGGGTAAGGCGAGCAACTAGGCACTAGCTGGCCAGTCCCCACTGTGTCCAAATAGACTGTCAGCCTTTCAAACCATATTACTAAAACCTAGTCCCTCtcttaaaattccaaaatagcaTTTACACCTAAGTTCACATTACTGTGTTATATCAAAGTTGcactgtcttgctttttttttttttttttttgtggtacgcgggcctctcactgctgtggcctctcccgttgcggagcgtaggctccagacgcacaggcccagtggccatggcttgtgggcccagccgttctgcagcatgtgggatcttcccggaccggggcatgaacccatgtcccctgcatcagcaggcagaccctcaaccactgcaccaccagggaagcccacactgtCTTGCTTTTAACTTAAAGTCTATGGTTATTAGAGGACACCTAGTGacttaaaaagagtcatgttgaAAAGTAACATCTGCTGGGAGATTCCCATTCCCACAAAGGAGGGTTTCCTTAAGGACCAGTACCACCAATATGGGAAGACTGACAGTAAAATGATACAGAATTACAGGTGGGGGAATGAAGTCAGAATGCCAGTAGGAGGAGGTGATTTTAAGCTGAGAGCTCAAGGGTGAGAGCCATGCATAGGCATAGAGAGTGTTCCAGGTGAAGTGGGAGACTGCTGGGTATATTTGAGGAACCCCGAGGAGGCCAATGTGACTAGACTTGGGTGGCAGGGAGGCTTGGAGACAGGCAGGGGCCAGTCCTGTAGGCTTGATGGGAGTCAGGGATTTTCCTAGGTGCAAGGGGGCCACTGAAGTGTGTTAAGCTCTGGCTACTGAGTAGAGGGGTCTAGAATTAGATGGGGCTCTGGGGGTTTGTGGGTCCTGGCCAGCCGTGTGGTTGCTGGGGGGTGAATATTCACACTCCCCATCTCTTGCAGTCCTCCTGCTGGTGCTCCTGTTTTTGGTGAGAAAGAAACGGAAGATCAAGGAGCCCCTTCTGCTCCCAGAAGATGACACCCGTGACAACGTCTTCTACTACGGCGAAGAGGGGGGTGGCGAGGAGGACCAGGTGGGGCACTGGGGGGTCTGGGGGTCGGGAGGTGGATGGCCCCCACAGCCACTGGCAGGGATGGTTGGGTCAACCAATTAACCATGTCAGCTGCATCAACCAGACCCTGGTCTGAAGCATCCGTCTTCTGAAAGGGTGTCTGGTCCATGGCTCTAGTCTCTTTGGCCCCAGCCACGTTGACCTTGAACCTGTGCTtaactggggaggagggggtttGGAAACTAGGGCTTTCAGAGATCTCTGACATTATCTGTCTTCTAAGACCTACCCATGAACCAGAACATCCAAATGGTACAGAACTAGGGTGAAATGTAAACGGGGGGAGTGGAAGGGTCCTTCTCCATCCCATGACCTTCCCCTTTCATGAAGGACTATGACATCACCCAACTCCACCGGGGCCTGGAGGCCCGGCCTGAGTTGGTTCTCCGCAACGATGTGGCGCCAGCCTTCATCCCCACACCCACATACCGTCCACGGCCAGCCAACCCAGATGAAATTGGCAACTTCATCATCGAGGTGAGGCATGGGGGGCCATCCTAGGGCAGCCCTTTATTCAAGCATCAGCAGCGCGAGCACAGACGGGCTTGGAGTCTtggctctgggttcaaatcctgactctacctccaacctgctgtgtgacctctggcaTATTTGAGTAACTTCTGAGTTTCTGTTCCTCCTCCATAAAACCCTAAGtttcagagtggttaagaataGGTTAGGAATTATGTCTTTATTCAGCAAATGTAGTGGTTGTCCGGAGAAAACTCTGTAGCCAGACTCCCtggatttgaatttttaaagatctcAGGTGATTCCAATCTGGAGCAGAGTTGGTGTCCTCTGTCGTAGGGTGCTTTAGGGATTGGATGCACGATCACTTGGAACCGTGCTAGCACAGGGAACATCAAAAACGGATGCCTCTGACTCACCCTCCTGAGACTGTGATTCAGTTGATCTGGATGTGACTGGAGCTTCAGAATTCTTTTAAAGATTCCCAGATAATTTAAGTTTGGGAACCGCTGGCCTGGTACCTAACATGTATTAGGTAATGATAGCTACTGTTGCTAATAGCTAAGTGTCTCTGATATTCTGAATTCTGGTCACATATTTGATTTATctgaagaattttgaaaaatatcagtGCCTGGGACCcagacattcattttttttaggCTCTGATGTTTTTTTAGTTCCCCAGAGAAATCAGATATATAGCCAGGGTTGTGAGAACCACAACCTAGGTACACAGAAGATGAGTGATATGAGCCTAGCACAGCCTGGTACCTTGATAGCAGTCAGTCAAAGGTGGTCTTTAATacgagggagggaaggaggaggaagagatgggaggggagggaggaaagaaggaaggaggggaggatggATGGATTTGGGGAGTTCAAGGAAGCAGCAGTGGGCACAGAGCTCAATGGGTGGTCAGGATACCTCACGTTGGCTTGAACCCTTCTTACCTTTCTTGCTTTCTAGAAATAGCCTGGTGGTCAGACTCTGTCCTTTAGCCTGAGCATATTTGAGAATCCTGGGCAAAAACAAAAGTTGCTGGGGAAAGTTGCTCAGGGCAACTTTGCCTTGGAGCCAAATAACCAGGAGATTTTCCCTCCAGTTAGATGAAGACAGTTTCCGGAATATCTGTGTTGGACAGTTTGCAGATACTGTCTCAGTTAATGCCTGCCTGCATCAACTCCGCAGAGTAGGAATCCTGTTGTCttcctcatttcacaaatgaggaaatagtgttccactatatgccaggtactatgctaataagtgcttttatatttacgtatattcatttattcctctaAAACTATAAGAAGtcttcccattttagagatgaggggGGAAGAATGGCACGGAGAGGTGAAGTTTACACATCGTGTGTGCAGTCTGATTTCAGAGCCCCCACCCTGAACTGCTGGCCTGTCACACTGAGCGCTCGCTCCAGGCTGGGCCCTGTGCTGAGGACTtatgtgcattatttcattttcaaccTTCAAAACCTTAAAGGAGGGGAGAGCTGGCTTCGCAGATGGAGAAATGCAGGCTCAGTTAACTTGCCGGGGCTCTCACAGCTGCCAGGTGTCTGATCCCGCAGCTCCTAACCCCCTGCTCTCTGTCTCCCAGAACCTGAAGGCGGCCAACACGGACCCCACGGCCCCACCCTATGACTCCCTGTTGGTGTTCGACTATGAGGGCAGTGGCTCCGATGCCGCCTCCCTGAGTTCGCTCACCTCCTCTGCTTCCGACCAGGACCAAGACTACGACTATCTGAATGAATGGGGCAGCCGCTTCAAGAAGCTGGCAGACATGTATGGCGGGGGCCAAGACGACTAGGCCTCCTTGCCTGCAGCGCCAGGGGCCTAAACACCAGGCCCGCAGCTGCATCTCCAAGGGGTCTCCGTCCCCACCTCGGCCAGGGACTTCGAAGCTTGTTGAGAAGTAGCCTTAGCAACTTGGAGGGAAGAGGCATGATGTTAAAGGGGCAGGTTTCTAAGCCTTTCAGCATGGAGGGACCCTGGCAGTTTGATTTCAACAGTGAAAACCTCTTAGCCTCGGCCAGGGCTGCCGAATTTCCGGGAGTCTCTCCCCTGCCGTAAGATGCTCAGCCCTGTGTACCGGGCCTGGACCGACTCTGACTCCCCCATGTTGACGTTCTCTCCGGAATGGACCCTCCTCCTTAGAAAGAGGCCTCTTATTgcaatctggattttttttttttttaatgatattttcaaaaagtTAGAACCAGGTCCTCAGCCGCCCCTGGGGTCCTCCAGAAGCCCAGGCCAGAGCTGCCTGGCTCATGTGCCCTCATGCATTGAATTTCTCTCTGATGTCTGGGCCCCGAGGCCTCCTGTTTGAATGGATTACTGCGTTTTTATACCGAGCGTGTTTAGGTGgtcctttattttttactttccctaTCGAGTGGTGTAGAGGAAGGGTGATGACAATGCTGTAAATGTACTAGAACTTTTTTATTAAAGGAACTTTTCCCAGAGGTGCCAGGggagtgaacttttttttttgtagcagtttattgacgtataattcacacaccatatcatttacccatttaaagtgtataattcagtggttttcgaGAACTTTGAGAGTTGTGCAAGGGGGAGAAAATGCTTTTAGCCCTGAGGGCTTCCCCCCAG
Above is a window of Phocoena sinus isolate mPhoSin1 chromosome 19, mPhoSin1.pri, whole genome shotgun sequence DNA encoding:
- the CDH3 gene encoding cadherin-3 isoform X1, translating into MGLPSGPLASLLLRFFLLLQAQVYWLPRAASEPCRAGFGEAEVTLEARRAELERSRARGNVVFTDCPGQESALLTDDDFTVLNNKTVQERKALKISPSKRILRRRKRDWVVPPIFVPENGKGPFPQKLHQLKSNKDRGTKIFYSITGPGADSPPEGVFTIEKETGWLLLNKPLDREKIAEYELFGHAVSENGASVEEPMNISIIVTDQNDHKPKFTQDVFRGSILEGVLPGTSVMQVTATDEDDAINTYNGVVAYSIHSQEPKDLMFTVHRSTGTISVISSGLDRERVPEYTLTIQATDMNGDGSSTTAMAIVEILDANDNAPVFEPQQYEARVPENAVGHELQRLTVTDLDAPNSPAWQATYRIVEGDNGDHFTITTHPESNQGILTTKKGLDFEAKNQHTLYVEVINEAPFVVKLPTSTATIVVHVEDVNEPPVFVPPSKVIEVQEGISIGEPVCTYTARDPDNGSQKISYHILRDPAGWLAMDPDSGQVTAAGVLDREDEQFVRTNIYEVMVLATDDGSPPTTGTGTLLLTLMDVNDHGPVPEPRQITICNQSPLPQVLNITDKDLSPHTSPFRAQLTHDSDIYWTAEVNEKGDTVALSLKKFLKQDTYDVHLSLSDHGNKEQLTVIRATVCDCHGHVETCPERWKGSFLLPILGAVLALLFLLLVLLFLVRKKRKIKEPLLLPEDDTRDNVFYYGEEGGGEEDQDYDITQLHRGLEARPELVLRNDVAPAFIPTPTYRPRPANPDEIGNFIIENLKAANTDPTAPPYDSLLVFDYEGSGSDAASLSSLTSSASDQDQDYDYLNEWGSRFKKLADMYGGGQDD
- the CDH3 gene encoding cadherin-3 isoform X4, with the translated sequence MNISIIVTDQNDHKPKFTQDVFRGSILEGVLPGTSVMQVTATDEDDAINTYNGVVAYSIHSQEPKDLMFTVHRSTGTISVISSGLDRERVPEYTLTIQATDMNGDGSSTTAMAIVEILDANDNAPVFEPQQYEARVPENAVGHELQRLTVTDLDAPNSPAWQATYRIVEGDNGDHFTITTHPESNQGILTTKKGLDFEAKNQHTLYVEVINEAPFVVKLPTSTATIVVHVEDVNEPPVFVPPSKVIEVQEGISIGEPVCTYTARDPDNGSQKISYHILRDPAGWLAMDPDSGQVTAAGVLDREDEQFVRTNIYEVMVLATDDGSPPTTGTGTLLLTLMDVNDHGPVPEPRQITICNQSPLPQVLNITDKDLSPHTSPFRAQLTHDSDIYWTAEVNEKGDTVALSLKKFLKQDTYDVHLSLSDHGNKEQLTVIRATVCDCHGHVETCPERWKGSFLLPILGAVLALLFLLLVLLFLVRKKRKIKEPLLLPEDDTRDNVFYYGEEGGGEEDQDYDITQLHRGLEARPELVLRNDVAPAFIPTPTYRPRPANPDEIGNFIIENLKAANTDPTAPPYDSLLVFDYEGSGSDAASLSSLTSSASDQDQDYDYLNEWGSRFKKLADMYGGGQDD
- the CDH3 gene encoding cadherin-3 isoform X2 — protein: MAQVYWLPRAASEPCRAGFGEAEVTLEARRAELERSRARGNVVFTDCPGQESALLTDDDFTVLNNKTVQERKALKISPSKRILRRRKRDWVVPPIFVPENGKGPFPQKLHQLKSNKDRGTKIFYSITGPGADSPPEGVFTIEKETGWLLLNKPLDREKIAEYELFGHAVSENGASVEEPMNISIIVTDQNDHKPKFTQDVFRGSILEGVLPGTSVMQVTATDEDDAINTYNGVVAYSIHSQEPKDLMFTVHRSTGTISVISSGLDRERVPEYTLTIQATDMNGDGSSTTAMAIVEILDANDNAPVFEPQQYEARVPENAVGHELQRLTVTDLDAPNSPAWQATYRIVEGDNGDHFTITTHPESNQGILTTKKGLDFEAKNQHTLYVEVINEAPFVVKLPTSTATIVVHVEDVNEPPVFVPPSKVIEVQEGISIGEPVCTYTARDPDNGSQKISYHILRDPAGWLAMDPDSGQVTAAGVLDREDEQFVRTNIYEVMVLATDDGSPPTTGTGTLLLTLMDVNDHGPVPEPRQITICNQSPLPQVLNITDKDLSPHTSPFRAQLTHDSDIYWTAEVNEKGDTVALSLKKFLKQDTYDVHLSLSDHGNKEQLTVIRATVCDCHGHVETCPERWKGSFLLPILGAVLALLFLLLVLLFLVRKKRKIKEPLLLPEDDTRDNVFYYGEEGGGEEDQDYDITQLHRGLEARPELVLRNDVAPAFIPTPTYRPRPANPDEIGNFIIENLKAANTDPTAPPYDSLLVFDYEGSGSDAASLSSLTSSASDQDQDYDYLNEWGSRFKKLADMYGGGQDD